The DNA segment TAGACATTGGTCATATTTTTACGTTATTAGTCTTCTGTGTATATTTCAGTGCTATAGCCTGCCATTCCAAATTAAACATGCTCTTAGCATATCATTTTACACCGTTGATCTATAATTCATTACCTGAGCACATGAGCGGAGGCAGTGAATTATACAGTGGTAAACTACTTGGTGAAGCCatgctttgtatttttaagatgtatgattatatttaaaaacaagcaatgctTAATTTTGTGCCtgattttcctctttaaaaatggATTTATCTGGGGGTTGCAGTTGATGACGTTTTGATTTTAATATGTTTGCTGCTGCTACCAAGAGCTTTGTCAAGCAAGTTGGAGATGGAGGGAGATTAGTTCCTGTTCCAAGCCTCAGTGAAGCTGACAGATATCAACCTCTAAGTCTGGTGGTAAAAAAGAAGCGATGCTTTCTGTTTCCTAGATATAAATTTACTTCAACACCTTTTACACTGAAAGATATTCTCCTAGGAGACAGAGAAATTTCAGCTGGTAAGTTTAAATGTTTGGGAGTGCCAACTCATTCATCTGTATTATTGGCAACCTAAACATAGGTCATATATGCTACTGACGTTAGTAATACACATTTTCAATGATTAAAGCAACTTTTATTATGATGGTAGTATAATAACATTATTAAGATTAACAATGCCAAAAGTTTATATAATATCAAATCTCTTATtggtcaaataattttcaaatctatcaattattttataaattgttttaacCAAATCAACTTAGAATATGAcatatttcttcatctataaaatgggataatatttGGGCTTACCTATGTTATATGGTCAAATgagatgaaaataatttgtatttattttttacaattcaaTTATTACAATTGATAAACTGAAATGTATTTGAAGGGTAGGTTATATAATAAGCTGATATTTTAATGAGTTACTGcttataaatgcttatttttcttttaattgcccAGTGGATCTTGATGCTTAAGAAGTTCTGTTGGCTGAATAGAAAATTTGAGTTCCTTTTAATAATTCTGGctatgtgtttctttttgttgtaagATTAATTGAATTACTACTTTAAATCTTGGTGAGTCATGTTGCCTTTCTCTAACATTTGGGTAATGGAGTCTTCAATTGTAAATTAACATGTTACTATATATAATCTACATAAGATAAAGACGtttaaaaaatactgagtttCTTCTCATAAAGGTATTTCATCTTATCAATTACTGAATTATGAAGATGAATCAGATGTTTCACTCTATGGAAGGCGAGGTAACCATATTGTAAATGACGTTGGGATTAATGTTGCTGGATCAGATTCCATTGCAGTGAAAGCTTCGTTTGGTATAGTAACCAAACATGAAGTGGAAGTATCAACATTACTCAAAGAAATTACTACACGGTCAGTATAATAATCCTAATATATTTCAGTGTTTTCATTAAATACTTCAGCTATATAAACTTCATTACAAAGAATGCTTAAAGCATTGAGGTTGTATTTTACTAGTGTAATTTGCTAGATATGTTTGAAATACATTAATAGTATATCCAAACTTTGAATTAGGATAGATATCAAAAATCACTTGTCTTAAGTCAGAGACCTCAGGCCCCAGATCAAGGAGCTAACTGATGAAGAGGCAGAGAGTCTGCAGCTAGAGGCTGACCAGAAAAAGGATGCAGAGAATCATGAGGCCCAGCTCAAGAATGTCAGCCTTGACTCCCCAGGGAAGTAGGAGACtgaggaagatgaggaggaggaagatgagtaGGACAAAGGAAAACTGAAGCCCAACTTAGGCAACAGGGCAGACCTGCCCAATTACCGCTGGACCAAGACCCTGTCGGAGCTGGACCTGGCAGTCCCTTTCCATGTGAACTTCCGGCTGAAATGGAAGGACGTGGTGGTGGACATCCAGCGGCAGCACCTCAAGGTGGGGCTCAAGGGGCAGCCAGCGATCATCGATGGGGAGCTCTACAACGAAGTGAAGGTGAAGAAGAGCTCATGGCTCATTGAGGACGGCAAGGTGGTGACTGTGCATCTGGAGAAGATCAATAATATGGAGTGGTAGAGCTGCTTGGTGTCCAGTGACCCTGagatcaataccaagaagattaACCCTGAGAATTCCAAGCTGTCAGACCTGGACAGTGAGACTTGCAGCATGGTGGAAAAGATGATCTATGACCAGTGACAGAAGTCCATGGGGCTGCCAACCTCAGACGAACAGAAGAAACAGGAGATTCTGAAGAAGTTCATGGATCAGCATCCGGAGATGGATTTTTCCAAGGCTAAATTCAACTAGCCCCTGTTTTTTCCTCCCTGAACTCTTGGGGCTGAGCTACAACCACCCAACTTTCTTTCCCACTCTTCTCTGGGACTTGTGGGCCTCAGGGCTTGGGACAGGTATGGGACTGGCCCAGGCACACAGGTCCCAGGGCATCAGGAGAAAGGCCGGGACTTGGGGTCTTGTCCTCCCCAATTGGCCTGCTGTTACACATTAAAAggatttgcttaaaaaaaaaaaatcgcttgGCTTAAACAAAACTTTTAATTGTTCCACAAAATTACTTTTGCTCTACACACATTTGCTAAATTATTAGATTTAAATAATACAGCAATCTCTCTGCAACAAATAGAGTCCCCTTCAACAGACTTTCAACAGATGAGTGAAACATTCTGCATAAGCATGTTTTAAGGAAATAGAGAGGAAAGACAAATTATTACATTTCTTATGGGTGTATTTTCTGACTATTAGGATTGCCTTGATTTACTATTAGGTGAACTATGAATAACACATGATAGCAAAAAATGTACTTGATTATGTGTAATTAGATGTTATAGAGTCTTGTGAATGTATcttctttattttagaaaaattaactttGACCACAGCTTGATACGTCAGTCAAGGAGCAGCAGAAAGGCAGTATTGTGTGTGGTCATGGAGAGCATCCGAACCACACGACAGTGCTCACTGTCTGTGCATGCTGGAATTCGAGGGGAAGCAATGCGGGTAAACCACACTCGTTGGGCTTTTCTTACTAACTAAAGTGTTGCCAtgggaatttttttaagtattgaaTTTCTACTCAGACTTGTGTATTTTGTGAAATGTTCTGATGAAAGAGCTGCAGTTGTATAGGATTTTGCACAGCAATGTCTGCtctagaatataaaaaaaaaaaaaacgaaatctTGGGATTCTAAAGATGTGTAATATAATGCAAAAACAGTAATCCTTGTGAAATTATGTGCATACTGGAGTCCCTCAAATTACTATTTAAGTgttgttttaagaataaaaattgagTGAGttgaattgattttatttttaagtgatacagtttttggctgggcacagtggctcacgcctgtaatcctagcattttgggaggccgaggcgggtggaacacttgcagtcaggagttggagatcaagttgggcaacacagagaaaccccatctctactgaaaatacaaaaattagccaggtgtggtggtgcacccctgtaatcccaagccactcaggaagctgaggcacaagaatcgcttgaacccaggaggtggaggttgcagtgagccgagattgtgccactgcactgtaacctgggtggcagagtgagactccgtctcaaaaaaacaaaacaaaacaaaaaccccaaccaaaaaaaaaaaaatgtgtaacataATGCAAAATCAGTAATCCTTGTGAAATTACATGCATACTGGAGTCCCTCATATTACTATTTAAGTGTTGttttaacaataaaaattgaGTGCTTAagttgaattgatttttttaagtgataCGAGTTTTTacactttgaattttttaaagctgaatttatatatatatatatatatatatatttttttttgagatggagtctcgctctgtcccccaggctggagtgcagtggcgtgatctcagctcactgcaaactccgcctcccaggttcacaccattctcctgcctcagcctccagagtagctgggactacaagcgcctgccaccacgcccggcagtgttatccaggatggtctcgatctgctgacctcgtgatccgctggcctcggcctcccaaagtgctgggattacaggcgcgagccaccgcgcccggcctgaatttatattttcatattcaaaTAGTTTTTCAAAGTTAATATTATCAATGGCCATACATGCTTTATTCAAAGTTAgttaaatcctttaaaaaatattagcggCAAggcgcagtggatcatgcctgtaatcccagtgcttaggAAGACTGAGATAGGAAGACAGCTTGGGACCTGGAGTTCACGACCAACCTGAGCAaaataatgagaccttgtctctacaaaaaataaaagaattagctgggtgtggtggcacacgcctatagtcccagctactcggaaggctgaggcagggggctCACTGCGGGGTTTGGGTCATTGTCTTTTAGAATCTGGGAGCCTTTGAAAAGCTGTGGTCCCTCCCACCGCTATTGTGCTGGGGAAGATGTAGCAGCCTCTTCTCCAAACCATCCCTTTGCCTTCGGACTTCTCTGGGGCCAGCAGCCACCCAACTAGGGGCCCGGGGCCACGGGCTCAGCTGACGACTGACTATAGGCTTCCTGTCCAACCAGCAGTTTGCAGGTTTGAGCTCAGGACTTAGCGGGGACACTTTAGGATGCAGgagtggccaggagttcaaggttacagtaagctatgattgtgccactgccctccagcctgggtgacagagagagaccctgtctctgaaaaaaaagttagaaaagtaTCTGTGTTTAATTTTCAGCTCAATTATGATATTGTTTATCTTTGTCATTTAGTGACACCTAATAATGACTTGATTGGATTAAAACCAATTGTTAGAAAGATAGGGTTCAAAGATAATCTTTTCAAGTCTTtgcaaataaaagttattttcgtATATTCAGCTGCCTGTCAAATTCTGATTAACATTGGATCATTTTTGAGGCACAAACTGAAACATTTACTTGATTGTTGGTGATTGCTTTCGAAAGCTACTAAAAGCTCTGGAGAGCTTTGGAATGGTAGACAGGCTAGGCTGAAAACTTTAACTCTGGCACTGCTTTCTAAGAGTTCCtgttgaaaaagaaaaggctTCTACTCCAGAGCATTATGGTTGTGGTAGCACTAATCATGGGCTGTAATACCAAAGTAAGTGAAAAGTGCAGACGTATTTCCTAATATAGACCAGGAGTTTCTGTTGGACCAATTGGATCTCTGCTATAAAAAGTGGTTTAATTCAAGCAGAATAATTCTTTACTtgggaattttttgttttgtttttggtaggaTTATAGGAAATGTTTCGTTTCTCCAGAAAGCTATCCTTACATGTTATGATCCttaattatgttatttatttattcaatatagtTTCACTTTATGGATGAACAGAATCCCAAGGGAAGGGACAAAGCTATTGTTTTCCCAGCACATACAACCATAGCTTTCAGTGTTTTTGAACTCTTCATATACCTGGATGGTGCCTTTGGTGAGTTAAGGGTCTGCATGAAATACAaatcattatatttttaaggagCATTCAATAGGGCAtgtgctctctctcttttctctcatttctcgTGTCTAACAATTATAGAAGATGCTCTCAGCACtgtcaatcctttttttttttttgagacggagtctcgctctgtcgcccaggctggagtgcagtggcgcgacctcggcttactgcaagctccgcctcccgggttcacaccattctccttcctcagcctcctgagtagctgggactacaggcacctgccaccacgcccggctaattttttttttttttgtatttttagtagagacggggtttcactgtgttagccaggatggtctcaatctcctgacctcatgatccgcctgcctcggcctcccaaagtgctgggattactggcgtgagccaccgcgcccggccagcactgTCAATCTTAGCTTGGGCAAAATAGCTGAGAAAGGCCCTCTGTTCCCTGCTTCCCCATTCCGCTTTTCTGCTTCTTGGTGAAGGTTGTAAACTCTCCACTACCCCATTTAACATTATAAATAAGAGCTAAAATGCCATCTGTATTCCTTAGCTTACATGGGGAGATAATAAATGACCTTCTTATTGGTAGTTTTTGATGGTGGCAAACAGAAGAGTAGGTAGATAGTAGGATGCCTGAAGTGTTAGGATGCCCAAACCAGGACATCTAAAGACAGCTTTTCTTACTTCAGTTTTACTTATCATAGACCCAGCTTCCCCTTGCACTCTTcctaaaaaataactttaaaaagtaaaaatacttcCTCCAAAATTATCACCTTGTATAATACCTAAGTGCAGCTCACTTTAGGTCTCTACATTTCACAGGTCTTTAAGGTCTGTTGGCCAACTGGAACAAGTCCAGGTGTAGCCCAAGGGATCAGGAAAGGGAGCCCCTAGCCATGGTAATTTACAAACGTTTTTAGAcctgtttttgttcatttctgcaaTTTTGTAGGAGGAGGGAATAGGGAgtccagaaacaaaacaaaactacatgttaagtaaatttttaaaaaaaaaaatatggccgggcgcggtggctcacgcttgtaatcccagcactttgggaggccgaggcgggcggatcatgaggtcaggagatcgagaccacggtgaaaccctgtctctactaaaaatacaaaaaaaaaaattagccgggcgtggtggcgggcgcctgtagtcccagctactcggagaggctgaggcaggagaatggcgtgaacccgggaggcggagcttgcagtgagcggagatggtgccactgcactccagcctgggcgggcgacagagcgagactccgtctcaaaaaaaaaaaaaaaaaaaaaaaaaaaaaaaaaaatgtttttaatttttgtggctacatagtagattatatatatatttatgtatgggatacatgaggtattttgatacgggcatgcagtgcataataatcgcatcatggaaaatggggtatccatcccctcaagcatttatcctttgtgttacaaacaatccgattatactcttttagttatttaaaaatgtacaaattctCAGTCTAAGATGGAGAAAAAACTGTACAATTACattattttgactatagtcaccctattttGCTTCTAAGTACTAGGCCTTATTAAGTAAATTCTAACTGGATAACTTtaggtttttacagttttattgaTGGTTGGGAGGAATGTAAATGGACTGATATATCcacaagaatttaaaatatatatataatttggacttccacttctaggaatttaccctacagatatatttatacatatatgaaatgATATGAGTGCAAGTATATTCAGTCCTCACTAACAAGAGATTGGAAACAACATTAAGGAGACTAAATAATGGTGCATCCTTGCaagagaatactatgaagccaataagaatataatacttttaatagatatttttaaagagctGAGTATAATATGTAACTATTTGGgcataaataattttatagacatacatatatatatacatctttcTTTATGCTTATAAAATATATGGAGTATTTCTGGAAGCAaacataagaaacttaaacaatggGTGCCCCTGAGCCCCTGAGGTAGAAGACTGTGGCTGGTTGCAGGGTGGGCCAGAGACCTATTTTTCACTGTATCTCCTTTTTGTATGAATTTTGTACCATGTGAATGTTACCTTTtccaaaaatatgtaaaagttaacttttaaaaaaatacaatgaatggtTTGTACTAGAATTCATCACCCCATCAAacaataaaatatgaattattcAAGTTATAAcattttctaacaattttttttgtagaccttTGTGTCACTTCAGTGTCAAAAGGAGGATTTGAAAGGGAAGAAACGGCAACATTTGCACTGCTGTACAGGTTGAGAAATATCCTATTTGAAAGAAGTATGTCCATTGAAGAGTActgtgaatgtctttttttttttcgttccTGGCTTAACACATGAGGTTTTCTATTCAGTAATCCCATCTGttaaggaaaaatttaaatttaaaagcctggctggtacggtggctcatgcctataatcccagcactttgggaggccagggcaggcagattgctAGCACTCAGAAGTTTGAAACCGGTTTGGGCAATGTGagaaaaccccatctgtacaaagaatacaaaagaaaaaaaattagttggttgtggtggtgtgcacctgtagtcctagctgcttgagagactgaggtaggaggatcacttgagcccgggaggcggaggttgtagtaagtggagattgcgccactgccctccagcttgggtgacagagccagaccctgtctcaaaaaaaaaaaaaaaaaaaaagccaaattatTTCATGACTAGTGGATTCACATATTTATTAATGCTATTTGcattatgtatttttcattttcacttctgacacatttctgttctgtttttgtcCTTTTAGATAGAAGAGTGATGGATGTCATTTCTCGTTCACAGCTTTACTTGGATGATCTTTTTTCTGACTACTATGACAAACCTCTCAGCATGACTGATATTTCACTCAGAGAAGGGACCCATATCCGAGTTAACTTACTTAATCACAACATTCCCAAAGGGCCTTGCATACTCTGTGGAATGGGGAACTTCAAAAGGGAGACAGTTTATGGGTGCTTTCAGTGTTCTGTTGATGGTCAGAAGTATGTGAGACTTCATGCAGTTCCTTGTTTTGATATTTGGCACAAgaggatgaaataaaatgaaaaatgaatacaCCGTGTTGGTGTTTTAGGTGCAGTTGTGCCACAAACCTTCCCTAAATTATCTAGATTTGCTTTGATgagttaaattaaaatgagaaaaaaagaaattaacctgTCTGGGTATCATATTCCCTATCTATAAAGTAGCGATGATGACAGTAGTGTCTATTTCTTAAGTTGTCATGAAAATTAATAACATTGTTTAGATCAAAAAAgatttacatataaaattcagAATAGAGATTATGAATCTTGCCAGTCACTTTAGAATCATTTTTGGGATGTAGTCTATCAttttagttaacttttttttttttttttgagacagagccttgctctgttgcccaggctggagtacagtggcatgatctcagctcactgcaacctctgcctcctgggttcaagcaattctcttcctcagcctcccgagtagctggaattactggcgcttgccaccatgcctggctaattttttgtatttttagtagagacggagttttaccatcttggccaggctggtcttgaactcctgaccttgtgatccactttcctcggcctcccaaagtgctgggtttacaggcgtgagccactgtgcctggcctagataactttttatataattaagagatttttctaaataccaattttattttcaatcaaCTTTCAATTCAATATGTAAGGAAGACAAGACTGCACAAGTAGCAACTTTATGGTGTTTCAGCTATTGCCTTTGGTCtggtaaaatgagaaaaatgtgttaATAATTTAATGCAATCCTAAATGTTTAATTGCAGTATCAAATTAAAAGCACACTGAACTCAACATGGGGTTTTGTGTACACAGTTAACAAGGTGACTGATAGTAGTAATGGGCTGCCATTCTATGATGTGGGTATGCTCACGAGTTTTATCTTCATAAAATGCGATATGGTCATTGTAAAGTTAAGACAGATAAGACACAtctgtttctttgaaaatgtttaaaacatttaacATTCAATTCTGAAAGATCTTTTTAATCTGCTCTGTTGAGAAATCTGAATTTTTCATAAACAAACTACATTACTATTTacctttattaaaataattataaaatgaataaaatgttaaaattctagAACTcagggcaaccccctttgggtccctcCTTGAATGGGagttctgttttcactctatttcactctcttaaatcttgcaactgcctCTTCTTGTCCATGTTTGTTACGGCTCGAGCTGAGCTTTTGCTTGCCATCCACCACTGTTGTTTGCCGCTGTCGCAGACCCGTCACTGACGCCCATCCCTCTGAATCTggcagggtgtccgctgtgctcctgatccagcgaggcACCCATTGCCACTCCTGATCGAGCTAAAgtcttgccattgttcctgcatggctaagtgcctgggttcattctaattgagctgaacactagtcactgggttccacggttctcttccgtgacccatgacttctaatagagctataatactcaccgcatggcccaagattccattccttggaatctgtgaggccaagaaccccaggtcagagaacaggaggcttgccaccatcttggaagtggcccaCCGCCATTTTGAAAGTGGCCCACCACcttcttgggagctctgggagcaaggacccccAGTAACATTTTGGCGACCACAAAGGGACCTCCAAGGCGaaatgaaactgtaaaactacgaATGGTTCTTCcaatggagccccagatgcagtccatgactaagaTCCACCGTAGACCCCTGGACTGGCCTGCTAGCCCATGCTACGATATTAATGACATCGAAGGCACCCCTCCcaaggaaatctcaactgcacaaccCCTCCTATGCCCCAATTCAGCAGGGAGCAGTTAGAGTGGTCATcagccaacctccccaacagcacttgggttttcctgttgagagtggggactgagagacaggactagctggatttcctaggccgactaagaatccctaagcctagttgggaaggtgaccacatccacctttaaacatggggcttgcaacttagctcacacccaaccaatcagagagctcactaaaatgctaattaggcaaaaacaggaggtaaagaaatagccaatcatctattgcctgagagcacagcaggagggacaaggatcaggatataaacccaggcattcgagctgTTGGGCaatggcaaccccctttgggtcccctccttgTATGGgggctctgttttcactctatttcactctattaaatcttgcaactgcaaaaaaaaaaaaaattctggaactcAGAATGTAGTCACAGCACTCAATGccacatatatgcatatgaagGCATAAGGCAATCATGCAGATATGAAATACTTGTACACTGTATTGTATGtagaattataaatttatttttaattatgtaaataCAAGTTTTAGAATGAATCATCTCCTTATTCATGTGGCATtatctgtcattttttaaaaacaagtttaaaagCACTTTGTATGATAATGggacaaaaaaattagaattacaaAGTTTAGATTATAGAGTGACTTCTTAATATGGATACAGAAAATTGAGACAGGTTCCAAACCAAAATAAAGAATATTGAGTTACTTAGTTTACTTCAACGGAGCAGGTTTTTCTGAGGGAAGGCGATGAAAGACTAAATGATTAAGCACGTGAGAAAGTGTTAGAAAATTGAgcatagaaatgaagaaatattgggaggaaggaaaagatagTACAGATTCTTGTTTTATGAGGTGTCAAATTAGGTGCTAGCCGTATGTATTATTTACTAATCTCATGGTTGTGCTACCCCTATgtatacttttgtttgtttttgtacgtACTCATCTGAAAGCcctctatttttaaatagaatttttgaTAGTGTAAAGAAGTTAAAGGATGAACAGTGGTTTGGAAAGAGCAAGTTTCAGAAGGTAGAAAAAACTTTACTTGTTTGGAACTCAATTATTTTGAACAGAGCTATTTATTGTCTGACCATACTTTCCTATATATGCAGTGTagtagtccgttttcacactgctataaagaactgccccagactgggtaatttgtaaaggaaagaggttaaattgactcatggttccccatggctggggaggcctcaggaagcttacaatcatggtggaaggcgggGAAGCAAGGAcattcttcacaaggtggcaggcgGGAGAATGAATGCaagaactaccaaacacttataaaaccatcagattgcatgagaacagcacagggaaaaccaccccccatgattcagttacctccacctggtctctccattgacatgtggggattatggaaattatggggattataatttcaagatgagatttgggtgtggacacaaagcctaaccataccATGCAGTATGCAAAATCTATGTTCCGATAGGCATGTGCCCTCTCTTCGGTACCAACGTGATCTCCTACAGCATCTCTTATGTACTATTCTCAAGTCATATGATCATAACTTGACCATGACACAAAATTGCCATGGCACTGTATATCCTCCTTTGTTTGGCACATTTATCAAAATTTGACAGCATACCAATTTGTAATGATCATTCATCATTAATGACAAGAATGATGGGAAATGAGGTGACATAAGGAAAGAGATAACTAGAGAAAGGGAATGAAAACTAAGAAATTTCATGGCATCAATTTAAAACTATCAAGACAAAAGCTTGGGGTGGCAGACATCTTATAAAGGTTTACAAGAGGGAAGAGGAGTTGCACATTTACAATAATGTCTGAAGGAATACAAAAGCCAGGCAGTACAGTCTTTATGCTTGCTCTAAGAGGCAAAAAGTCTTTGGTTTGGTCAAATATCTTTAAACATTCCCCACTGGAAAATACCCAAGGCTAGAAGCTTACACCAAAAAGTATAGTGACTCTGTTGCAGTCTTTGTGGAACAGAGATATACAACTATCTTCCTGCACATATACCAAAGGAAGACTCTTcagttctaggatttttatatcctcttcataatgttataaaatgtataaacaagTGAAATGCTAATTCCTGGGTCCTtactggatattttaaaaatatgaggcactttaacttttaaaatacaaaaaaactggaTATTAACATGCTGGTAAGTTAAAGTTGGGAAAAGCTTGCGGTTTTTGACATACTATACATGCCCTCCTGCATCCTGAAAGGGGAAAAAACGCCCACTGGGACACAGAGGTCTATTTCATGGTGCTATAATTCTTGTTTACAGAATAAAGCAATAGGAAACACAATCATACCGTTTATACAAGTTAAGTTTGCAAAACCGCCTCACATTTATTATACCAAAATCAATGTATTGGGGAGAtcaaaatatcttctcataagggaaaaatagaaaatacaacttGGAGAAAAGTGactttgttttatacataaaGTACAGTAAATAgctaaaaaaaagtagaaatacaaATATGCTACAGTTCATCGTGTTGGTATACATTGTATTCCTTGGGAGAAATGAAGCCATCACCATCATGGTCATTCTtcttaaaaatatcttctaaaaCTGCATCCTGATATGACTTGTCACGTGGCTTCTCATCTTTTTCAAATTCCCTTTGCAAATAGAGGTTTATCTGGAAAGCCAAAATAACATTCCTTTAATTAAAAGGTATCACAGTAAATTTCCAGTAACTTTGAggaatatttataataatgaaactCATGTGCAAGATTACTTATAGTAAATGATACAACAGTATGAAAAGCtatttgaggttttatttttcttactctttGAAGCAATGTTTTGGAGAGAAACAGGTCTTCAAATTAGTTTTCCCTAAGATGATAGATGGTTAGTGGTACATACTCAAAGATTAATATTTAAACTGAATTTTGTTGAAACTAAATGCTTTCTAATAATCCATGCTGTTCATATTATCAAAGGAAAATCACGCATGACTGCCACTAGTGAAAGA comes from the Symphalangus syndactylus isolate Jambi chromosome 8, NHGRI_mSymSyn1-v2.1_pri, whole genome shotgun sequence genome and includes:
- the PJVK gene encoding pejvakin isoform X2 — its product is MYVYRLLSITVLMDILLEGLHSHYFKIYELRLTPMAKHFSTQSFVKQVGDGGRLVPVPSLSEADRYQPLSLVVKKKRCFLFPRYKFTSTPFTLKDILLGDREISAGISSYQLLNYEDESDVSLYGRRGNHIVNDVGINVAGSDSIAVKASFGIVTKHEVEVSTLLKEITTRKINFDHSLIRQSRSSRKAVLCVVMESIRTTRQCSLSVHAGIRGEAMRFHFMDEQNPKGRDKAIVFPAHTTIAFSVFELFIYLDGAFDRRVMDVISRSQLYLDDLFSDYYDKPLSMTDISLREGTHIRVNLLNHNIPKGPCILCGMGNFKRETVYGCFQCSVDGQKYVRLHAVPCFDIWHKRMK
- the PJVK gene encoding pejvakin isoform X4; amino-acid sequence: MSCRFSRDLLGISSYQLLNYEDESDVSLYGRRGNHIVNDVGINVAGSDSIAVKASFGIVTKHEVEVSTLLKEITTRKINFDHSLIRQSRSSRKAVLCVVMESIRTTRQCSLSVHAGIRGEAMRFHFMDEQNPKGRDKAIVFPAHTTIAFSVFELFIYLDGAFDLCVTSVSKGGFEREETATFALLYRLRNILFERNRRVMDVISRSQLYLDDLFSDYYDKPLSMTDISLREGTHIRVNLLNHNIPKGPCILCGMGNFKRETVYGCFQCSVDGQKYVRLHAVPCFDIWHKRMK
- the PJVK gene encoding pejvakin isoform X3 — protein: MERWSFVKQVGDGGRLVPVPSLSEADRYQPLSLVVKKKRCFLFPRYKFTSTPFTLKDILLGDREISAGISSYQLLNYEDESDVSLYGRRGNHIVNDVGINVAGSDSIAVKASFGIVTKHEVEVSTLLKEITTRKINFDHSLIRQSRSSRKAVLCVVMESIRTTRQCSLSVHAGIRGEAMRFHFMDEQNPKGRDKAIVFPAHTTIAFSVFELFIYLDGAFDLCVTSVSKGGFEREETATFALLYRLRNILFERNRRVMDVISRSQLYLDDLFSDYYDKPLSMTDISLREGTHIRVNLLNHNIPKGPCILCGMGNFKRETVYGCFQCSVDGQKYVRLHAVPCFDIWHKRMK
- the PJVK gene encoding pejvakin isoform X1, whose amino-acid sequence is MAFAWDAAPLSFVKQVGDGGRLVPVPSLSEADRYQPLSLVVKKKRCFLFPRYKFTSTPFTLKDILLGDREISAGISSYQLLNYEDESDVSLYGRRGNHIVNDVGINVAGSDSIAVKASFGIVTKHEVEVSTLLKEITTRKINFDHSLIRQSRSSRKAVLCVVMESIRTTRQCSLSVHAGIRGEAMRFHFMDEQNPKGRDKAIVFPAHTTIAFSVFELFIYLDGAFDLCVTSVSKGGFEREETATFALLYRLRNILFERNRRVMDVISRSQLYLDDLFSDYYDKPLSMTDISLREGTHIRVNLLNHNIPKGPCILCGMGNFKRETVYGCFQCSVDGQKYVRLHAVPCFDIWHKRMK